From the genome of Thermoanaerobaculales bacterium:
CCGGCCGGCCGTCTCGCGGACCGTCGCCTCACTGCCGCCGGAAGCTGGGCTTGCGCTTCTCGAGGAACGCGGAGGTGCCCTCTTTCATCTCGGCGCTGCCGGCGCCGACGCCAAACAGGGTGGCCTCCAGGAGGCATCCGTCGTCGAACGACATGTCGAGGCCGTGGAGCGCGGCTTCGAGGCAGTGCGCGACCGCCGTCGGGCCGTTGCCGAGGACCTTGGCAAGCAGCTCGTTGACGGTCTGGGTCAGGGCGACCGGCTCGCACACCCGGTTGACCAGGCCGATCCGCTCGGCCTCTTCCGCGGTCACGTTGCGCCCGGTCGTCAGCAGCTCGATGGCACGGCCGCGGCCGACCAGCCGGGGCAGGCGCTGCGTTCCCGCGAAGCCCGGGATCAGCCCGAGCTTGACCTCCGGCTGCCCGAACACCGCGTTCGAGGCGGCGACCCGAAGGTGGCAGGCCATCGCCAGCTCACACCCGCCGCCGAGCGCATAGCCGTTGACCGCGGCGACCACCGGCTTGCCGAGGCGCTCGATGCTCGCGAACACGGCTTGCCCGCGCAGCGCGTACTGCTTCGCCTCGACCGGACCGAGCGAGTGGAGCTCGGCGATGTCCGCGCCGGCCACGAACGCCTTGTCCCCCGCCCCGGTGATCACCACCGCGACTACGGCGTCGTCGCCGGCAGCTTCCTCGATCGCGCGGCCGAGCTCGGCGACCGTCGCCATCGACAGCGCGTTCAGCTTGTCCGGACGATTGACGGTGATCCACCGGACACCATCGGTGGTCGTGACCTTGAGAGTCTCGAATGTCATGGCTCAAGCCTCCTTGGCGCGCCGCAGCCACAGTGTACGCGCCCCCGCCCGCCCAGCGGACAGGATCTGGGGAATGGGATCTGGGGGATAGGGCCCCGCCCGCTCGTTCCCGTTCCCGTCCCCGTTCCCGTTCCCGAACGACCGACGAGGCACGACGACGCAGGGGCCGGCAGGCTGCTCCGATGCGCCTCGGCGCTGAGCCCCGGCGACCTGCGGCTACTTCCCGAGCAGCCCGGCCTTGAGGTCCGCCGAGGGCGGATGATCGCCGAGCCAGACCTTGAGCAGGGCATCGCCGAAGTCGTCACCGGCGATCGTCCCCTTGTCCTCGCCGTTCAGCGCCGCGGTCGTGCCGGTGCCAGGTGACACCGTCAGCACGATCTCGTCCCCGTCCTTCATGTCCCCGAAGAAGCCGATGAAGGTCGCGACCCGCTCCGCCAGGGCCGGGTAGCTGTCCGGGGAGTTGGCCTTGAACCCCTCGAGCCATGCCTCGTCCATCTTGCCCTTGGTCGCCATGTTGGTCAGGAAGTGCATGACCACGCGCTTGGTCGAGCTCGATCCGACGATTGCCGCCTCCTCCGCCGCCGCCTGCTCCAGGTAGAGCCCTGCCACGTAGACCTTGATCACCATCTTCTTGCGGACGCCCATCCCGTTGAGCTCGAGCGTCTTGCCTGCCACTGTCACCTGGTCCGGCAGGGTCACGCCGGCGAGCTCGCCCGCCCCCACCACCGCCGGCAGGCCGAGCAGCAGCCCCAGGCCGAGTGCCATCCAACGCCGCATGGATCACCTCCGTCGTGTGCCGAGTTCTGACGCGGCATTGTACCCCAGGCCGCTTCGGGTGCGCCGCAGCGGCCCCCGCACCGGCTGCGCCGCCGGTGGTCCGGCCGGTGCGCGGGCCTTGCCATCCGGAGCCGGCTGCGAGAGAATGAATGAGTGTTCATTCACCATCTGCGACAGCCCCGGGCGGGTGGCACGAGCCTGTCCCGCGGCCGGGGTCGTGCCGGAAGACCAATGGAGGTGGAGTGATGCCGAGAGACATTCGAAGGGTCGCGGTGCTCGGTGCCGGAGTGATGGGATCCGGGATCGCCGCCCATCTCGCCAACGCCGGGATCCCGGTCGTGATGCTCGACATCGTGCCGCCCAAGCTGGGCGACGATGACCTCAAGCAGGGGCTGACGACGGGGGACGCCCGCTTCCGCAACAAGTTCGCGCTGGCGGGGCTCGACAACATCAAGAAGGCCAAGCCCGCCCTGCTCTACTCGAAGCGATTCCTGCCGCTGATCGAGGTCGGGAACTTCGACGATGACTGGCAGCGCCTCGCAGAGTGTGACTGGATCATCGAGGTCGTCGTCGAGCGGCTCGACATCAAGCAGCGGGTGTTCGCGCGCGTCGAAGAGGTCCGCAAGCCCGGCTCGATCGTCTCCTCGAACACCTCGGGGCTGTCGATCGTCGGCATGACCGAGGGGCGGTCGGAAGACTTCAAGAAGCACTTCCTCGTCACCCACTTCTTCAACCCGGTGCGCTACATGCGCCTGCTCGAGCTGGTGGCCGGCGAGCACACCGCGCCCGAGGTCGTCGAGTTCATCGCCGACTTCGGCCGCTTCCGGCTCGGCAAGGGGATCGTCTACGGCAAGGACACGCCCAACTTCATCGGCAACCGCATCGGCGCCTATGGCATCGCCGCGACCATCAACACGATGATGGAGATGGACTACCAGGTTGACGAGGTCGACGCCATCACCGGCCCCGCGATCGGCCATCCCTCGAGCGCCTCGTTCGGCACCGTCGACCTGGTCGGGCTGGATGTGCTCGCGCACGTCATCAACACCCTCAAGGAGGGGTGCCCCGACGACGAGGCCCGGGCGCTGTTCGACATCCCCGCCTTCATGAAGAAGATGATCGCCGACGGTGCGCTCGGCCGGAAGACCAAGGACGCCGGCGGCTTCTTCAGGATGCTCAAGCAGCCGGACGGCAGCAAGACCCAGCTCGTGCTTGACTGGAAGACGGGGAGCTACCGGCCCAAGGCGCGGCCGAGCATCGCATCGCTCGGCAAGGCCAAGAAGGACTTCAACGTCGCGACCCGGCTGCACGACCTGGTCGCGGCCAAGGACCGGGCCGGCGGCTTCGCGTGGCGGCTGACCCGCGATACCCTCGTCTACACCTCGAAGCGCTACGGCGAGATCTCGGACAGCATCGTCGACATCGACAACGCGCTGAAGTGGGGATACAACTGGGAGCTCGGCCCCTTCGAGTCGTGGGACGCGATCGGCGTCAAGGCGTCCGTCAAGCGGATGCAGGCCGAGGGCGTCGCTCCGGCGCAGTGGGTTCTCGACATGCTGGCCGCCGGCCACAAGACCTTCTACAAGCAGACGGCAAAAGGCCGCCAGGTCTACGATCCGGCAAGCGGCAGCTACGTGCGCGAACCGAAGCCGGAGAGCTTCATCGTCCTGGCCGACCTGAAGCGGACCGCGAAACGGGTCATCTACCAGACCAAGGGCGCCTCTCTGGTCGACATCGGCGACGGCATCGCCTGCATCGAGTTCCACTCGGCGCTGCAGCCCAAGATGAACCCGATCGACGACCACATCCTCGACGTCGTCAAGAAGGGCATCGAGATCGGCGAGCGGGACTTCCGCGGCCTGGTGGTCCACCACCAGGGCGAGAACTTCTCGGCTGGCGCCAACCTGCTGATGATCCTCGAGGGCATCGACGCCAACCAGTGGGCGCTGATCGACCAGGTGATCCGCGAGTTCCAGGGGGCGACGATGGGCCTGCGGCGCGCCCGGATCCCGGTCGTGACCGCGCCTTTCGGCTACACCTTCGGCGGTGGCTGCGAGTTCACCATGGCCGGCGATCGGGTGTGCGCGGCCGCCGAGACCTACATCGGGCTGGTCGAGGTCGGCGTCGGCCTGATCCCGGCCGGCGGCGGCTGCCGGTTCTTCATCGAGCGCGTGCTCGAGGGCATCGACGTGCCCATCCTGTCGAACCTGCCGTTCATCCGGCAGGTGTTCGAGACCATCGGCATGGCCAAGGTCGCGACGTCCGGCGAGGAGGCGCGCGACTTCAAGTTCCTGCGGCCGCACGACGTGGTCGAGGTCAACCGCGATCAGCAGCTGTGGACTGCCAAGCGGATGGCGATCGGGTTGGCCGAGGAGGGCTACCGGCCGCCGCTGCCGAAGAAGTTCCACCTGCCCGGCCGCGAAGGCATCGCCACCCTCGAGATGTTCCTCCACAACATGAAGGTCAGCCACTGGATCTCGTCGCACGACCAGACCGTGGCCAGGCAGCTGAGCAGGGTCATCTGCGGCGGCGACACGACCATCAACGATCCGGTCGACGAGCAGACCATCCTCGACCTCGAGCGCGAGGCCTTCCTGTCGCTGTGCGGCGAGCCCAAGACACAGGACCGGATCAAGTACATGCTCGTCAACAACAAGCCGCTGCGGAACTAGGCGTGCGAGGAAAGGAGTCTACGATGCGTGAAGCCGTCATCGTGTCAGTTGCCCGGACCCCGATCGGGCGCGCCAAGAAGGGCAGCCTCAAAGACACCCGGCCCGAGGGCTTCGCCTCGGCCGCGCTGAAGGAGCTGGTGCGGCGCACCCCCGGCCTCGAGCCCGAGATGGTCGACGACGTCATCTTCGGTTGCGCGATGCCCGAGGCCGAGCAGGGCATGAACGTCGCGCGCGTGATCACTCTGGCGGCCGGCTTCCCGGCCGAGGTCCCGGCGATGACCCTCAACCGGTTCTGCTCGTCGGGCTCGCAGTCGATCGCGCTTGCCGCCGACACGGTCAAGGCCGGCAGCAACGACCTGGTGATCGCCGGCGGCGTCGAGTCGATGTCATTGGTCGAGATGGGCGGCAACAAGCTGATCGCCTTCCCCGACCTCGTCGAGAGCAACATCAACGCCTACATGGGGATGGGAGTCACCGCCGAGGTCGTCGCGCGGCGGTTCGGGATCACCCGCGAGATGCAGGACGAGTACGCGTACCACTCCCACCGCAAGGCGGCGGCGGCGATCGCCTCCGGCAAGTTCGTCGACGAGATCGTCCCGCTCGACGTCCGCGTCCGCGACAACGGACAGTGGCGGGACCTCCGTTTCGACACCGACGAGGGACCCCGGGCCGACACCACCATCGAAAGCCTGGCCAAGCTGAAGCCGGTGTTCGACCCCAAGGGCACGGTCACGGCCGGCAACGCTTCCCAGATCAACGACGGGGCGGCGGCGGTCGTGGTGATGAGCCTGGAGCGCGCCCGTGAGCTCGGCCTCGAGCCGATTGCCTTCATCCGCCAGTGGGCGGTCGCCGGCGTCGAGCCCGACGTGATGGGGATCGGTCCCGCCAAGGCGGTCCCCAAGCTGCTCGCCAAGGCCGGCCTCAAGCTCGCGGACATCGACCTCGTCGAGATCAACGAGGCGTTCGCCTGCCAGTCGGTCTACTGCGTGCGCGAGCTCGGGCTCGATCCCGAGAAGACGAACGTCAACGGCGGCGCGATCGCGACTGGCCACCCGCTCGGAGCGACCGGCGCCGTGCTGACCGTCAAGATCCTCGGCGAGCTCGCCCGCCGCAAGGCGAAGCGCGGGATCGTGACCATGTGCATCGGCGGCGGGATGGGGTTCGCGTACCTGCTCGAGATGCCCTAGGAGCGAGTCGGGCTGAGGCCCCTCGGCGCACGCGGGTCGCAGGCTCTGGGGTGCGCGTGATGCGTCGCGGTTGCTGGTTGGCCTCCGCCCCACGCGCGCCGAGAAGGATGCGCTGCGCGCGTCCTCAGGCAGTGAGACAGCTACTCATGATGGAGACTCTCAGAAGGAGTTTGTACTGCCGTGGCCGTCCCCTGCCGTCCAATCTCACAAGGCCGCTCGACAGGACAATGCGGTACGAGCTCCAAGCACGCGCTCCCGCTCAGGCATCACGCCCCGGCCGCGGGGCAGGGGCGTTGTCTTGGAGCCGACTTGTCGACCGGCCGGCGACGCGCTAACCTTGAGAAGATGCGCGGCGTGATCGGCGTCCGGCGGGAGACCAAGAGCCCCTGGGAACGGCGTTCGGCGGTGACGCCCACCCTCGCGCGCTCGCTGTCCGAGGTCCCGGGCCTGAAGGTCGTCGTCCAGCCCTCGGCCCGGCGCGTCTATCACGACAAGGAGTACGTCCGTGCCGGCGCGGCGGTGTCGAACGACCTCTCCGACGCCAACCTGATCGTGGGCGTGAAGGAGGTGCCGCCCGAGAGCCTGCTGCCGGGCGCCGCCTACCTGTTCTTCGCGCACGTGATCAAGGGCCAGCCCCACAACATGCCGATGCTCCAGCGGCTGAGCGAGCTCGGCTGCACCCTGATCGACTATGAGATGGTCCGCGACGAGGCCGGGCGCCGGCTCATCTTCTTCGGGCGATACGCGGGGCTGGCGGGCGCGATCGACACCCTGTGGGCCCTCGGCCAGCGGCTGCGCTGGGAGGGCGTCCGCTCGCCCTTCGAGGGCATCGCGCCGGCCCACACCTACCCCAGCCTGGAGGCAGCCCGCGACGCGGTCCGGCTCGCCGGCAGAGCCATCCAGTCCAGCGGGCTTCCCCCCGGCATCTCCCCCCTGGTGATCGGGATTGCCGGCTACGGAAACGTCGCCAGCGGGGTGCGGGAGGTGCTTTCCGACCTGCCGGTCATCGAGGTCGAGCCGGAGAACCTGGCCAACGTCCAGCCGCGCGACGTGGCGCGAGCGCTGGTCCAGACCACCTTCAAAGAGCAGCACATCGTCGAGTCGCGCCAGCCGGCGCATCGCTTCGAGCTCCAGGACTACTACGACCACCCCGAACGCTACCGTTCGATCTTCGGCAGGCACCTGCCCAGGCTGACCGTGCTGATGAACTGCAACTACTGG
Proteins encoded in this window:
- a CDS encoding enoyl-CoA hydratase-related protein, which translates into the protein MTFETLKVTTTDGVRWITVNRPDKLNALSMATVAELGRAIEEAAGDDAVVAVVITGAGDKAFVAGADIAELHSLGPVEAKQYALRGQAVFASIERLGKPVVAAVNGYALGGGCELAMACHLRVAASNAVFGQPEVKLGLIPGFAGTQRLPRLVGRGRAIELLTTGRNVTAEEAERIGLVNRVCEPVALTQTVNELLAKVLGNGPTAVAHCLEAALHGLDMSFDDGCLLEATLFGVGAGSAEMKEGTSAFLEKRKPSFRRQ
- a CDS encoding chalcone isomerase family protein, with translation MRRWMALGLGLLLGLPAVVGAGELAGVTLPDQVTVAGKTLELNGMGVRKKMVIKVYVAGLYLEQAAAEEAAIVGSSSTKRVVMHFLTNMATKGKMDEAWLEGFKANSPDSYPALAERVATFIGFFGDMKDGDEIVLTVSPGTGTTAALNGEDKGTIAGDDFGDALLKVWLGDHPPSADLKAGLLGK
- a CDS encoding 3-hydroxyacyl-CoA dehydrogenase/enoyl-CoA hydratase family protein, with the protein product MPRDIRRVAVLGAGVMGSGIAAHLANAGIPVVMLDIVPPKLGDDDLKQGLTTGDARFRNKFALAGLDNIKKAKPALLYSKRFLPLIEVGNFDDDWQRLAECDWIIEVVVERLDIKQRVFARVEEVRKPGSIVSSNTSGLSIVGMTEGRSEDFKKHFLVTHFFNPVRYMRLLELVAGEHTAPEVVEFIADFGRFRLGKGIVYGKDTPNFIGNRIGAYGIAATINTMMEMDYQVDEVDAITGPAIGHPSSASFGTVDLVGLDVLAHVINTLKEGCPDDEARALFDIPAFMKKMIADGALGRKTKDAGGFFRMLKQPDGSKTQLVLDWKTGSYRPKARPSIASLGKAKKDFNVATRLHDLVAAKDRAGGFAWRLTRDTLVYTSKRYGEISDSIVDIDNALKWGYNWELGPFESWDAIGVKASVKRMQAEGVAPAQWVLDMLAAGHKTFYKQTAKGRQVYDPASGSYVREPKPESFIVLADLKRTAKRVIYQTKGASLVDIGDGIACIEFHSALQPKMNPIDDHILDVVKKGIEIGERDFRGLVVHHQGENFSAGANLLMILEGIDANQWALIDQVIREFQGATMGLRRARIPVVTAPFGYTFGGGCEFTMAGDRVCAAAETYIGLVEVGVGLIPAGGGCRFFIERVLEGIDVPILSNLPFIRQVFETIGMAKVATSGEEARDFKFLRPHDVVEVNRDQQLWTAKRMAIGLAEEGYRPPLPKKFHLPGREGIATLEMFLHNMKVSHWISSHDQTVARQLSRVICGGDTTINDPVDEQTILDLEREAFLSLCGEPKTQDRIKYMLVNNKPLRN
- a CDS encoding thiolase family protein; translated protein: MREAVIVSVARTPIGRAKKGSLKDTRPEGFASAALKELVRRTPGLEPEMVDDVIFGCAMPEAEQGMNVARVITLAAGFPAEVPAMTLNRFCSSGSQSIALAADTVKAGSNDLVIAGGVESMSLVEMGGNKLIAFPDLVESNINAYMGMGVTAEVVARRFGITREMQDEYAYHSHRKAAAAIASGKFVDEIVPLDVRVRDNGQWRDLRFDTDEGPRADTTIESLAKLKPVFDPKGTVTAGNASQINDGAAAVVVMSLERARELGLEPIAFIRQWAVAGVEPDVMGIGPAKAVPKLLAKAGLKLADIDLVEINEAFACQSVYCVRELGLDPEKTNVNGGAIATGHPLGATGAVLTVKILGELARRKAKRGIVTMCIGGGMGFAYLLEMP
- a CDS encoding bifunctional lysine ketoglutarate reductase /saccharopine dehydrogenase family protein encodes the protein MRGVIGVRRETKSPWERRSAVTPTLARSLSEVPGLKVVVQPSARRVYHDKEYVRAGAAVSNDLSDANLIVGVKEVPPESLLPGAAYLFFAHVIKGQPHNMPMLQRLSELGCTLIDYEMVRDEAGRRLIFFGRYAGLAGAIDTLWALGQRLRWEGVRSPFEGIAPAHTYPSLEAARDAVRLAGRAIQSSGLPPGISPLVIGIAGYGNVASGVREVLSDLPVIEVEPENLANVQPRDVARALVQTTFKEQHIVESRQPAHRFELQDYYDHPERYRSIFGRHLPRLTVLMNCNYWDQRYPRLVTKAELRDLFGADRSARLKVIGDLSCDIGGSVECTVKATEPGDPVYTYDPVSGRIADGVEGPGPVILAVDILPAELPREASEAFSYLLAPFLEALGAADWERPFEELDLPDQMRRAVILHRGRLTPEFARLQTHLEG